DNA from Hypanus sabinus isolate sHypSab1 chromosome 16, sHypSab1.hap1, whole genome shotgun sequence:
GTTGTGAGCTGGTTACTCACCAACAGCTGCAGGAAAGAACATGGTTTCATGATGCCACAACCCAATCACTTTTTCTTTTAACAAAAGTTTAACTGCGCATCAGAAGTTCTGTCATCTTTGGGGATTAAAATAGAAGTGAAAAATCCAGTTGGTTGGCAGATAGTCACTGATTGAAGTCTCTGATTTCCAAAACTGTACAGTAAAACGGAGTGGCAGGAATGGCCCACAGGCAGCAGTGAAATGGGTACAAAAGACAGCAGCCTGAACAGATTTGGCCACTTGCACTGTCAGGCATAGATTAGATTGAGAGTGTGGAGAATCAAGATGAGGAGAAAGAGGCCATTCACTGCCACTCTCTTGATGGCAGAGTGTTGTGACTTGCTGCTAAGTTCTTAGCAATACGAAAATATCAGAATTAAAAATCCTCACTCACATTACCTAGTATTTCTTCAAACACAGCCTACAATGGAAGACTTCAATTCCCACCAAACATGCTGATTTCCTTCTTCTTTTGAGCAAGAAACAAGGATTGGAGCCTCAGTACCCATGAAGGAATTGCTAATGCTTCAAAGAGCTCACAGAAGCTTCAGCACAAGATTCCATTGCTTCTTTCTCACCCAAAGCTCAGAACCGATGGCACACTTGACCAAACACTTCAAATAAAACCaaatattaaaatttaaaaagttAGGGTTGCTATGAACAatcacctccttcccttctcaTCCCTGCTCTCTCCCTATCGTAACTCCCTGACCTTTGACCTTCATTAATATACTGCTGCAAACCAACACTCGGCTCCATAGATTTCTGACACAAAACAACCCCAACAGCTCCAGATTGTACTGATTCCTGCAGGTCCCAACCTAATGAGATGCTAATGCTGAATAGCCTTCCTACAGTGACTGAGATTTCTCCTCCTCCTACAACACTCCATGCTCCCTTTCAGGATTGTCCCAGTTTATCTTTAAACagagaaataaataaagaaacatTCCTGATCATGGAAACTCATATAGATTAGATCACTCAACCTTCTAACTTATACATCAGTCAAAATCACTCTCCCTTACACTTCATCCAAGCTCTCAGGGCTTCAGAGATAGGTTCAGTAACTTGCCAAGGGAAGTCCTGGCACAGCATTGGGGCTGACGTTGATCGGAGTGGGATGGAGGATTGGGAGGTACAGCTGCTGCTGCAAGTACTGCTCAACACCTCACACGAGCGGATTTCTGAGTGGCAAATTGATAGGATAGAGATAAATTGTCCACTGTGCAACTCTCCACATCTTCTGGCGTGGGGCAAGACGTTTCACTTTATTTTATGTGGTTTAGGTTATTAAATGGGGATGCCAAATTGAAATCACATTCACACTACGGGGCCAAAGTTCACACTGAATCTGAATCTCAGGCAAGGCGGTTTCCTCTCGGAGCTGCCCGCTCGTTCTTGGTGTTGTAGGCCGCGTGCAGCTGGTTCATGGGATTGTCCGGCGATTTCATCCACTCTTTCTTCAGCATCTGCTTGAGCTGAGACAAGCGCATGTTGGGATTCTCCTTCTTTATCCGCGGCATGTTGGCATCCTCAAAGGCAATGTAGGCAGCCCGCAACCGTCGCTCCGGGTGGTGGTCCACAGTCTCGGTAGTGCTGAAAGCAGAGCACAAATGTAAATACTGAGCACTTCTCTCCAAGCCTGCACACAGCTGTGAGGGACGGATGGATGgggagacatacacacacacacaaacagttgCTCTGTTTGGGACAGGCCTGTCATTGTCAACTGTTTGGGACAGGTCTCCACTAGGGTATGGTACAGGTAGAGTTGGATTGTCACTGGCTATGATGGCAGTTGGATTACTTTGAGCGCTAATGCAGATAGTTCCATCGCTATCTAATCAATTTTCAACATTCCATTTACTAAAGTGACAGATCTTAAGCAGAAATTGAAAATTACATTGGAGAGAGCACTGGGACTTCTGTATGTTGAGAGATAAATAATACAGATAAACAAGACACAGCAGCAGACTCAAATCGGCTTCACTAATTTGGCTGATGCATATAACAGTGTCTATAATGATTCTATGAGAAATGGGAGATTAGCTGTTAGTCATCTGAAATTCTGGTCAATTTAACACAGTAGGAGTCTCAGCGCTGGCTCTGTCATGATTCCCTGGGCATACAATGCAGTGGAGTGCAAATTTccttccccactccccccccacccccccatccacgCCTCACCTGCTCAACACTGAAATTGCTTGACATCTGTGGGCTGTGAATATTTAAACTTCTGGTGAGTGCAAGGCAGGAAGAGATTTAGCACAAAGCACTCTCTCTGAGGCAGTGACCAATTAAAAGGGAAATagggacacagaacaccagaGGAGGTCACAGAGTGAGGACAGCCACATCTTTGCAAACCGCCCAATTTAGAAAAGTCAGTGGTTAAACATTTAGTGGCTGAGTTGTGTAAAGAAGAGGCACAAACTTTTCAATCCTGGAGGTGGAGCTGTGGAGAATAAGAGGAGAGTTGGGACTAGAGTTAAGGTGAAATGAGAACACAGGAGCCTATGAAATGGAAACAGTAAGAGTGCCTACTCAACCTTTCAGTCAAATCACAACTCATCTTCTACTTCTCAGTCACCTTAGGAACTTGATGATCCAAAGGCAGGATCAGGCTGATGGATCTGAAAAGGGGACAACGGCTTTGGCGCATTCCAATACATGCAAGCTTCGCCACCCTGAAGGGCTGCAAAGCTCCAACTCATTTTCAGATGGCTAGATAAATTTCCTCCCTTACCCTGAGCTAACACAACTGCACGTGGGCAGGCATCAACCCCCTCAcctcagggcagcaatggcatCTTCAATGGTCCTGGCATCAATGTCATCCTCATTGGGTAGAGTGCGGTTAACATTTTCCTCCAATGGCACCTCCAGATGGCTCATCGGTTTCTCTGCAATTCACAATCACAACAGTTCAACAACAGGAGCCTGTGGCCAAACCGCTCCTTTCAAAAAAGGGAGCCAAAAACCTACATTTCCTAGCATGAAAGTGTTACATTAGTGCAGAAGGCAAACAATGAAAAATACTCTGTCCATCAACAGTGCCAGGAAATCACAGCATAGGCTGGATGCAGAATAAAGCACCCTTTTGTACTCTTCTCCTGAAATTGGGTTTTTCACATCATTTTGTATGGTTTTTTCCAGCAAGGGCTAAAAACTTAGCCAAGGAACCCAGGGACTGTTCTCTTGTCATGGTTCTGGAAATATGGATATTATTACCTTGTGTTGACCCTACAGGTGGAACATTTACAGAACAGCACTTCCTGGCAATAAGGCTCAGTCAGAACTGCTGCACACACGAGTCGCTTTCTCAACGGCCCATGGAACTGACCTAACCTGGGGgcaacatatcaatgcaactataaagatggcaagacacctgctatatttcattaggagtctgaagagatttggtacgccacctaaaacactcgcaaattttcacagatgtaccatggagagcattctaactggctgcatcactgtctggtacgagggagctactgcacaagaccgagataagctgcagagagttgtaaaatcagtcagttccatcatgggcaccatcctctgtagtatccaggaactcttcaaggagcagtgcctcaaaaaggcagcattcatcattaagggatgctagcactcaggacatgccctcttctcattgctaccatcaggtagaaggtacagaagaagcctgaaggcacacagtcaatgattcaggaacagcttcttcctctctgctgtcAGAGTTTTGCATGGACATTAAATGCAAaaacacgacctcactacttggaattttatttctattttttgcactacctatttaactgtttaaaaataatatatatagaaTAAAAAATTCAGGGTTTTTTCCTTATTATCTTGTATtgcgttgtactgctgccgcaaagttaacaaatttcatgacatatgctggtgatatgaaATCTGACTGATTAGGCTCAATAACATATGAGAACTGCCAAGGAAGCCGATGCTAAACAAATCACTCAAGAAAGCATCAAGATACCTTTGACTTCCTCTGTAGCTTGCCGAACATTCTCCTTTTTAACAGTTGCCTCAATCTGAGCTCGGGTTATCTTGGCCGGTGTTGGCAACTTGCTGGCTTTTGGTTTCACGCTGCTTCCCTCCTCGTCCAGAAGCCGTTGGATTTCTTTCTTCCGCTCCAGAACTTCCATGCGTTTCTTCTCTTTTTCAACCTGAAAGCCAAAGGGGAAAGGTCAGAACTCTGACTGGGCACCACAGGCTGCACTGTAACAGGCAGAAATGGgtcaaaaaaagcacaacaaccTCATGCCCCAAGTGACTTGGAGTTCAAACTCGAAACGCTGAGCGAGAAAGTCATGAGGGAAGAAAACAACAATAAGGCATTAGGGTTTAAAACTAAAATTAGGCACACTAGAATTAAACAGATGCTAATAAGTCCTTTGGAAATTCAAAAGGACCAAAGGGAACATGTACACAAAGGCTACTCTTAGACAAAAGCACCACTAGGCTTAGCACCATAGATTTGCTATATTTAAAGAGGTGACAGATACGCGGATATGGAAGGGAATACTTCCCATTCCAGCTGCCAGCCAGCATCAATCTCCACCAGGATAGGGAGAGCATAGGTtagatagagtgaagctcccttgcAGTGCATCTCAAAACACTCCCCAGACTTCAGTGGTACAGAGTCCATTAAACTATCCCAAGTGGCACATGAACAGACAAGGAATAGAAGGATGCAGAGTATGTGCAGGGAGATTGGATTTGTAAGATTGGCATCGTGGTTGGTACAGACATGGTAAGCTGAAGATTCAGTTCCTGCAGTGTATTCAGTGAGCCTTAACTTCAGTCTGAAAAGAGTAGCTAATTAATCAGGAGACGTTTTCCATCTTAAGGGTTGAATAGTCTGTCAGCTAGAATTTCTGCCTCGTTGCTCATTCAGCTTGCATTCAATCCAGACCTGATGTGGAATTTGCAGATTTCttctgtgaaatggggacacttttttcccttattagggagagggagagcctggggtatgttgaattaccgggtgaacgagcagtctttggggtactgcaagtctgtatctCTATTGGTGcggctgcatgcttgagtgctcggtgaggGAGTGCCGATGTTTCTttgctggtggtggggggggggggggaaggagtcattgctttgctgctactTATGCATAGGAGGGGGGAGTTGGGAGGACTTTGGGATTCTAACTTTAACTGTCATTAATTCTTTGGGGGACTCCtcagttttcatggatgtttgcaaagaaaagaatttcaggatgtatactgtatacatttctctgacattaaatgtacctattgaaacttatTGTAACCAAATTGGTTTCTAGGAATACCAGAGTTTCTTCCTTCATTCCAAAAATGTATGAATTGATAAGTTAATCAAGCGTTGTAAATTGTTTGTAGTATGTAGCAGAGTGGTAGAGTGGGGGGGGAATGATGGGAATGTGGTGAGAATAAAATGGGCCAGAGTGTGATTAGCTTTACAACGGGGGCTTGCTGTGGATGCTGGGGCCAAACAGACCACATGTGCTACACTGTGCCAGTGTCACCTTGGCTCAGTGGGTAACAAACTCTTGCCTCAGTGTGATCAAATTCTCATCACAGGAGGATATAATCAGACTAATGTAACACTGTTAGAGGGGTAGTGTCTCAAATGAAACGTTAAATCAAGGGTTTCCCTTTAATGTAGTATATGCTAATAATTCTTTGCCCCACGGACCTGGACAATATTTACTTTTCAACCAGATTAGCAGTTTATTTCATATTACCAACGGTAAAATATCAGATTTCCTACATTCTGTTGATGACTGCACTTCTAAATACTTCACTGGCATCTCTGGGGATGAGAAAGACCCACTAAAAATGTAAATTCATGTTTAAACAGAAGTAAAAGGGTAGATATTTCTAAAGCGCATGTTAAACTGGTGAAGGGGTAGTGGAGATCgaggaaagagaaggaagcaagcAGCAAGGAAGTGATGCCCAACAATGACTCGGGAAGGGCAGAGTGCCCAGTCTGGATTGGATTGCAGCTTTTTAATTTGGTGAAGAGGGAAC
Protein-coding regions in this window:
- the ccdc124 gene encoding coiled-coil domain-containing protein 124 isoform X1, whose product is MPKKFQGENSKSAAARARKAELKAAADAKLQRELEDAYWKDDDKHVMRKEQRKVEKEKKRMEVLERKKEIQRLLDEEGSSVKPKASKLPTPAKITRAQIEATVKKENVRQATEEVKEKPMSHLEVPLEENVNRTLPNEDDIDARTIEDAIAALSTTETVDHHPERRLRAAYIAFEDANMPRIKKENPNMRLSQLKQMLKKEWMKSPDNPMNQLHAAYNTKNERAAPRGNRLA